In one window of Methanoculleus chikugoensis DNA:
- the glmS gene encoding glutamine--fructose-6-phosphate transaminase (isomerizing) gives MCGIVGYIGRRDATPILIQGLKRLEYRGYDSFGIATVGSAIEVYKKTGRISDGEAGAAHLTGSTGIGHTRWATHGEPNDLNAHPHTDCSGRIAVVHNGVIENYGELKRQLEERGHTFRSETDTEVIAHLIEEHYDGDLLAAVNATLPLLRGSYAVLVIAEDTQQIVAARDASPLVLGVGDAEIFAASDMTPLLEYTERVIFLEDGDVADLAPGRYTIYHDGRMVERPIELINWCVEDTRKGGFAHYMLKEIYEQPQSFYETIRAGIDDRVRRMVMEADEITLVACGTSYHTALVFKYLAEPLCGIPVRVEVGSEFKYFTPPLHGLVIAVSQSGETADTIAALKMAKARNCPTLAITNMQGSTVTRVADETLLMRAGPEIGVAATKSYTAQLAALMQIVNLRCEGAFDDALSHAHLAIGDVLLQDIHEAVALCSKAEHVFFVGRGPFYPVSMEGALKMKEISYVHAEGYAAGELKHGPFALLTPETPVVAVCTPGPTYGVMASNIKEMKARKAPVIALGVAGDTELAEIVDIFIPIPNTHHLVQVLTASVVLQLLAYHTACALQRDVDKPRNLAKSVTVE, from the coding sequence ATGTGCGGGATCGTCGGCTATATCGGGAGACGGGATGCAACCCCGATCCTGATCCAGGGTTTGAAACGGCTCGAATACCGGGGTTACGACTCTTTCGGCATCGCGACGGTCGGGAGCGCGATCGAGGTCTACAAGAAGACCGGCCGCATCTCGGACGGCGAGGCCGGAGCTGCCCATCTCACCGGATCCACCGGGATCGGGCATACCCGGTGGGCCACCCACGGCGAGCCGAACGATCTCAACGCCCACCCGCACACCGACTGCTCGGGCAGGATCGCCGTGGTGCACAACGGGGTCATCGAGAACTACGGCGAACTGAAACGGCAGCTTGAAGAGCGCGGCCATACGTTCCGGTCGGAGACCGATACCGAGGTGATCGCCCACCTCATTGAGGAGCATTACGACGGCGATCTCCTCGCGGCGGTCAACGCGACCCTCCCCCTGCTCCGGGGCTCGTATGCCGTCCTCGTGATCGCGGAGGATACGCAGCAAATCGTCGCCGCCCGCGACGCGAGCCCGCTCGTCCTCGGCGTCGGGGATGCCGAGATCTTCGCCGCCTCGGACATGACGCCGCTTCTTGAATACACCGAACGCGTGATCTTCCTCGAAGACGGCGACGTCGCCGATCTCGCGCCCGGCCGCTACACCATCTACCATGACGGCCGGATGGTGGAGCGCCCGATCGAACTGATCAACTGGTGCGTCGAGGATACCCGGAAGGGCGGGTTCGCCCATTACATGTTAAAGGAGATCTACGAGCAGCCCCAGTCCTTCTACGAGACGATCCGGGCAGGCATCGACGACCGCGTGCGGCGGATGGTCATGGAGGCGGACGAGATCACCCTGGTCGCGTGCGGGACGTCCTACCACACCGCCCTGGTCTTCAAGTACCTGGCCGAACCGCTCTGCGGCATACCGGTGCGGGTCGAGGTGGGGTCGGAGTTCAAGTACTTCACCCCGCCCCTCCACGGCCTCGTGATCGCGGTCTCGCAGTCGGGGGAGACGGCGGACACAATCGCCGCCCTGAAGATGGCGAAAGCCCGCAACTGCCCGACGCTCGCCATCACCAACATGCAGGGGAGCACGGTCACCCGGGTTGCGGACGAGACCCTCCTGATGCGGGCCGGCCCCGAGATCGGCGTCGCCGCGACCAAGTCCTACACGGCGCAGCTTGCGGCGCTGATGCAGATCGTCAACCTCCGCTGCGAGGGGGCGTTCGACGATGCCCTCTCGCACGCGCACCTGGCCATCGGCGACGTCCTCCTCCAGGATATCCACGAGGCGGTCGCCCTCTGCTCGAAGGCCGAACACGTCTTCTTCGTGGGAAGGGGGCCGTTCTACCCGGTTTCGATGGAAGGCGCCCTGAAGATGAAGGAGATCAGTTACGTCCACGCCGAGGGGTATGCGGCGGGAGAACTCAAGCACGGGCCGTTTGCCCTGCTCACTCCCGAGACGCCGGTCGTCGCCGTCTGCACCCCGGGCCCGACCTACGGCGTGATGGCCTCGAACATCAAGGAGATGAAGGCAAGGAAAGCCCCGGTCATCGCGCTTGGGGTTGCCGGGGATACGGAACTCGCCGAGATCGTGGACATCTTCATCCCCATTCCGAACACGCACCATCTGGTGCAGGTACTGACCGCGTCGGTCGTCCTGCAGCTGCTTGCCTACCATACCGCATGTGCCCTGCAGCGGGACGTCGACAAACCGCGAAACCTGGCAAAGAGCGTGACCGTTGAATGA
- the glmU gene encoding bifunctional sugar-1-phosphate nucleotidylyltransferase/acetyltransferase has product MMQAVILAAGEGSRLRPLTRSKPKAMLPVANRPIIEYVIDALLENGIRDIVVVVGYRKEEVIRHLNRLDAPIQVVVQERQLGTADALRAAESEIADDFLVLPGDNYINAGSIARIKEERNAMLVAEHPNPSNFGVVVIRNGIVREIVEKPEDAPTFTVSTGIYSFTPDVFSYLQTNEIPDALAAMIASGRRIRAIPADDWQDAVYPWDLLKLNSRMLRGVRPGIAGEVDASVIRRGTVRIGAGTTVGPNTVIYGPAVIGSNCNIGPNTVIMPDTSIGDRVVLEPFTYVADSLIMNDVTIGSHSRIVSAVLGQGCILADHTTTYPSASFIEVGGHVQKEEFGAVLGEGVRAAPFTTFKNCIAGNNVTVGERKTVVGLIEDGTRVM; this is encoded by the coding sequence ATGATGCAGGCAGTCATTCTAGCAGCGGGAGAAGGGAGCCGTCTGCGGCCGCTGACGAGGAGCAAGCCCAAGGCCATGCTCCCGGTCGCGAACCGGCCGATCATCGAGTACGTCATCGACGCCCTTCTCGAGAACGGAATCCGCGATATTGTGGTGGTGGTCGGCTACCGGAAGGAAGAGGTCATCCGGCACCTCAACCGGCTCGACGCCCCCATCCAGGTCGTCGTGCAGGAGCGCCAGCTCGGAACCGCGGATGCTCTCCGGGCTGCCGAATCGGAGATCGCGGACGACTTCCTGGTTCTTCCCGGCGACAACTACATCAACGCCGGATCGATAGCACGGATCAAGGAGGAGCGGAACGCCATGCTTGTCGCCGAGCACCCGAACCCCTCGAACTTCGGGGTCGTGGTGATCAGGAACGGCATCGTCCGCGAGATCGTTGAGAAACCCGAAGACGCCCCGACGTTCACGGTATCGACCGGGATCTACTCCTTCACCCCCGACGTCTTCTCCTATCTCCAGACGAACGAGATCCCCGACGCCCTCGCCGCCATGATCGCGTCGGGCCGGCGGATACGCGCAATCCCGGCGGACGACTGGCAGGACGCCGTCTACCCCTGGGATCTCCTGAAACTGAACAGCCGGATGCTTCGGGGGGTCAGGCCCGGGATCGCAGGGGAGGTCGACGCATCCGTCATCCGCCGGGGCACCGTGCGTATCGGCGCCGGAACGACCGTGGGGCCGAACACCGTCATCTATGGTCCCGCCGTCATCGGGAGCAACTGCAACATCGGTCCGAACACCGTGATCATGCCCGATACGAGCATCGGCGACCGGGTGGTGCTTGAACCGTTCACCTACGTTGCCGACTCGCTCATCATGAACGACGTCACGATCGGGTCGCATTCGAGGATCGTCTCGGCAGTCCTCGGCCAGGGGTGCATCCTCGCCGACCATACCACCACCTACCCCTCCGCGAGTTTCATCGAGGTCGGAGGCCACGTCCAGAAGGAGGAGTTCGGCGCAGTCCTCGGTGAGGGAGTACGCGCGGCACCATTCACAACGTTTAAGAACTGCATCGCAGGTAACAATGTCACCGTCGGTGAGCGGAAGACAGTGGTCGGCCTCATCGAGGACGGCACGCGGGTGATGTAG
- a CDS encoding glycosyltransferase family 4 protein yields the protein MKILLVSTQDYIHHPIPSRHHNIFEELAARHEVHVPHFHVSRGKERGTHLHVHEATRFAVESPFLHYTLNAPHHYRVISEIIRGHDIDVVVGAHVLAGTAMVRAAKKYGVPVVFDLKDWFPDSAAAYYKNPAVKRLLQKGVLAITRYNLDHSDVVTTVSPGLVEKLHRYGYEAELITNGVNTDLFRPLDGGTMRANLGIAPDAFVLGFAGAVERWYALDEVIRALPEIRKRHPNAELLIVGGSLFTGYLEELQALAADLGVSRQVHFTGAVDYRDLPGYIAPMDLCLIPLSPPQWVDIALPNKYFEYSACGKPILSTPIPDMLRMGGDHIAVYRNREEFIERVEEAVLSPGRTPAGVEEHSWKKKAEAFEKVFARLT from the coding sequence ATGAAGATCCTCCTCGTCTCCACTCAGGACTACATCCACCACCCGATCCCCTCGAGGCACCACAACATCTTCGAGGAACTCGCGGCACGGCACGAGGTTCACGTCCCCCACTTCCATGTCAGCCGGGGCAAGGAGCGCGGGACCCACCTCCATGTCCACGAGGCGACCCGGTTTGCGGTCGAGAGCCCGTTCCTCCACTACACCCTGAACGCGCCCCACCATTACCGGGTCATCAGCGAGATCATCCGCGGCCACGATATCGACGTCGTCGTCGGGGCTCACGTCCTCGCGGGGACGGCGATGGTCCGGGCGGCAAAGAAGTACGGCGTCCCGGTGGTCTTCGACCTCAAAGACTGGTTCCCCGACTCCGCCGCCGCTTATTACAAAAACCCCGCCGTGAAGCGCCTGCTCCAAAAAGGCGTCCTCGCCATAACCCGCTACAACCTCGACCACAGCGACGTCGTCACGACGGTCTCCCCCGGACTGGTCGAGAAACTCCACCGATACGGCTACGAGGCCGAGCTGATCACGAACGGGGTCAACACCGACCTCTTCCGCCCGCTGGACGGCGGAACGATGCGGGCAAACCTCGGGATTGCCCCCGATGCCTTCGTTCTCGGGTTTGCCGGTGCCGTCGAACGGTGGTATGCCCTCGACGAGGTGATCCGGGCACTCCCGGAGATCCGGAAGAGGCACCCGAATGCGGAACTCCTGATCGTCGGCGGCTCGCTCTTCACCGGCTACCTTGAGGAACTGCAGGCTCTCGCGGCGGACCTCGGGGTTAGCCGGCAGGTGCACTTCACCGGTGCCGTCGACTACCGCGACCTCCCCGGCTACATCGCGCCGATGGACCTCTGCCTCATCCCGCTCTCCCCTCCCCAGTGGGTCGATATCGCTCTCCCCAACAAGTACTTCGAGTACTCGGCGTGCGGGAAACCGATCCTCTCCACCCCCATCCCCGACATGCTCCGGATGGGCGGCGACCATATCGCCGTTTACCGGAACCGGGAAGAGTTCATCGAGAGGGTCGAGGAGGCAGTCCTCAGTCCGGGCCGAACGCCCGCCGGCGTGGAGGAGCACAGCTGGAAGAAGAAGGCCGAGGCGTTCGAGAAGGTCTTTGCACGACTGACGTGA
- the glmU gene encoding bifunctional sugar-1-phosphate nucleotidylyltransferase/acetyltransferase yields MQCVVLAAGEGKRMRPLTARRPKVMLPIANRPMMEHLVVAARDAGITDFIFVVGYFEREIRNHFGDGSSLGVKIAYVTQRHQLGTADALRVTAGLIDDRFLLLNGDMILRSDDIRKFCRMDAPCVGIHETDHPQDYGVVTVEGNRITGLEEKSEEPKSNLINAGAYLFDPGIFDLLAGIKVSGRGEFELTDALETYIREGTLRAYPLAYWLDVGQPWDLLDANEGLLASIRHERHGTVEDGCTVPETVSIGKGTVIRAGTYIEGSCVIGENCVIGPHAYIRGSTAIGDNCHIGHATELKNSIIMPGTKIPHFNYIGDSIVGSGCNFGAGTKVANLRHDNGSVKVCGKTTGRRKFGAIIGDDVLFGINCSVNVGCLVGSGSRVAPHSLVEGCVEENSVIR; encoded by the coding sequence ATGCAGTGTGTCGTACTGGCAGCAGGAGAGGGGAAACGGATGCGGCCCCTGACCGCCCGGCGCCCGAAAGTGATGCTTCCGATAGCAAACCGGCCGATGATGGAGCACCTGGTCGTCGCGGCCCGCGATGCAGGAATCACCGACTTCATCTTCGTCGTCGGGTACTTTGAACGCGAGATCCGAAACCACTTCGGGGACGGCAGCAGCCTTGGCGTGAAGATCGCCTACGTGACCCAGCGCCACCAGCTCGGCACCGCCGACGCCCTGCGGGTGACGGCAGGGTTGATCGACGACCGGTTCCTCCTCTTGAACGGGGATATGATCCTCAGATCCGACGATATCAGGAAATTCTGCCGGATGGATGCTCCGTGCGTGGGAATTCACGAGACCGACCACCCGCAGGACTACGGCGTGGTGACCGTCGAAGGGAACCGCATCACCGGCCTCGAGGAGAAGTCCGAGGAGCCGAAGAGCAACCTGATCAACGCGGGCGCCTACCTCTTCGACCCCGGCATCTTCGACCTTCTAGCGGGCATAAAAGTATCGGGCCGGGGCGAGTTCGAGCTGACCGACGCGCTCGAGACCTACATCAGGGAGGGGACGCTCAGGGCATACCCGCTCGCCTACTGGCTCGATGTGGGGCAGCCGTGGGATCTCCTCGACGCAAACGAGGGGCTTCTCGCCTCGATCCGCCACGAACGGCACGGCACCGTCGAGGACGGATGCACCGTCCCGGAGACGGTCAGCATCGGGAAAGGGACGGTTATCCGGGCCGGAACCTATATCGAGGGCTCCTGCGTCATCGGCGAGAACTGCGTCATCGGCCCCCACGCCTATATCCGGGGCTCCACCGCCATCGGGGATAACTGCCATATCGGGCACGCGACCGAACTCAAGAACTCCATCATCATGCCGGGGACGAAGATCCCCCACTTCAACTACATCGGCGACAGCATCGTCGGGAGCGGCTGCAACTTCGGGGCGGGCACCAAGGTCGCAAACCTCAGGCACGACAACGGATCGGTGAAAGTCTGCGGGAAGACCACCGGCAGGAGGAAGTTCGGCGCCATCATCGGCGACGACGTCCTCTTCGGGATCAACTGCTCGGTCAACGTCGGGTGCCTCGTCGGCAGCGGAAGCCGGGTGGCTCCCCACTCCCTCGTTGAAGGGTGCGTCGAGGAGAACTCAGTCATCAGGTGA
- a CDS encoding acyltransferase, whose amino-acid sequence MIKHGRNALGEGATIFEPVTLGFPSRDRMGESDYPGTTIGRGAVLRSGTIIYCDVVIGDAFQTGHNVLIREKTAIGDRVAIGTAAVIEGDCTIGDDVRLQSLVYIPTGARIGNRVFIGPNAVLTNDRYPPGPHESLRGPVIGDDAVIGANATILPGVVVGEGAFVAAGAVVTKDVPPGMLAVGAPARFRPLPPGAVR is encoded by the coding sequence ATGATTAAGCACGGACGTAACGCTCTCGGCGAGGGGGCGACGATATTCGAACCGGTGACCCTCGGGTTTCCCTCCCGCGACCGGATGGGAGAGAGCGACTACCCCGGCACCACCATCGGGAGGGGCGCCGTCCTCCGGTCGGGCACGATCATCTACTGCGACGTCGTGATCGGCGATGCCTTTCAGACCGGCCACAACGTGCTGATCCGCGAAAAGACGGCCATCGGCGACCGGGTCGCGATCGGGACGGCGGCGGTGATCGAGGGCGACTGCACGATCGGCGACGACGTCCGGCTCCAGAGTCTGGTCTACATCCCCACCGGCGCCCGGATCGGCAACCGGGTCTTCATCGGCCCGAACGCCGTGCTGACGAACGACCGCTACCCGCCCGGCCCGCACGAATCCCTCCGGGGGCCGGTGATCGGGGACGACGCGGTCATCGGTGCGAACGCAACGATCCTCCCCGGCGTCGTCGTCGGTGAGGGGGCGTTCGTCGCCGCGGGCGCGGTGGTGACGAAGGACGTCCCGCCGGGGATGCTCGCGGTGGGCGCGCCGGCGCGGTTCCGGCCGCTGCCTCCGGGGGCGGTCCGGTGA
- a CDS encoding DegT/DnrJ/EryC1/StrS family aminotransferase has translation MREIPVARPLVGEEEVEAVARVMRSGMLAQGSVVTEFESRFADYCGAAHAVGVNSGTAALHTALLAAGVGPGDSVVVPAFTFFATASAVSICGATPLFADVDPETFNIDPESVKDLIRPDTRAVIGVHLFGQPFDIGAVREVCEDREIVLIEDAAQAHGAEYHGRRAGSLADIGCFSFYPTKNMTTGEGGMVTTDDDALAEKIRLLINHGQSRKYLHTVIGYNYRMTNIAAAIGLVQFGRLEEFNKRRIHNARYLDHHLAGTGLATPCVAPGVRHVYHQYVVKVPGDYVLSRDAFMSALADRGIGTAVHYPIPVNRQPVYENTHASCPVSDDLAASVVSLPVHPAVTDEDLAYIRDTVRGLP, from the coding sequence ATGCGGGAGATCCCCGTCGCCCGCCCGCTCGTCGGGGAGGAGGAGGTCGAGGCTGTCGCCCGCGTGATGCGGTCGGGGATGCTCGCCCAGGGCTCGGTCGTCACGGAGTTCGAGTCGCGGTTTGCGGACTACTGCGGCGCCGCCCACGCCGTCGGTGTCAACTCGGGCACCGCGGCGCTCCACACGGCCCTCCTTGCCGCCGGCGTCGGGCCGGGGGACTCGGTGGTGGTCCCGGCGTTCACGTTCTTTGCGACGGCATCTGCTGTCTCGATCTGCGGGGCGACGCCGCTTTTTGCGGACGTGGATCCGGAGACATTCAACATCGACCCGGAGTCGGTCAAAGACCTCATCCGTCCCGACACCCGGGCGGTCATCGGGGTGCATCTCTTCGGGCAGCCGTTCGACATCGGAGCCGTCCGCGAGGTCTGCGAGGACCGCGAGATCGTCCTCATCGAGGACGCGGCCCAGGCGCACGGCGCAGAGTACCACGGGAGACGGGCGGGAAGCCTTGCCGACATTGGCTGCTTCTCGTTCTACCCGACGAAGAACATGACCACCGGCGAGGGGGGCATGGTCACGACCGACGACGATGCCCTTGCGGAGAAGATCAGGCTCCTCATCAACCACGGGCAGAGCCGGAAGTACCTCCACACGGTTATCGGCTACAACTACCGGATGACGAACATCGCCGCCGCGATCGGCCTCGTGCAATTCGGGCGGCTCGAAGAGTTCAACAAGCGCCGGATTCATAACGCCCGCTACCTCGACCACCATCTCGCGGGCACGGGGCTCGCGACGCCCTGCGTCGCACCGGGCGTCCGGCACGTCTACCACCAGTACGTCGTGAAGGTCCCCGGCGATTACGTGCTCTCAAGGGACGCGTTCATGAGCGCCCTCGCGGATCGGGGGATCGGAACCGCCGTCCACTACCCCATCCCCGTCAACCGACAGCCCGTCTACGAGAACACGCACGCTTCCTGCCCGGTATCGGACGACCTCGCGGCATCGGTCGTGAGCCTGCCCGTCCACCCGGCGGTGACGGACGAGGATCTCGCGTATATCCGCGATACGGTTCGGGGGCTCCCGTAA
- the glmM gene encoding phosphoglucosamine mutase, which yields MLFGSSGIRQEFGPGLVDLALRVGAAVAAGASGIVVGRDTRTTSELLEHAVVSGMLSVGATVYSCGIAPTPTVAHATRNTDAGCMITASHNPESYNGVKLLNPDGSSFTLRQQAAIEDGVAGTHRRTWDKQGHARPIDAVDAHREAILDKVSLSRPITAVLDCGNGAGSVITPDILAAAGATVIGLNCNVMGRFSRPSEPLEANLPYIGEIVRRRGAACAVIHDGDADRMMAFDERGRYIDGDHLLMLFAKYLDRKRVVTTVDASMAIEEVAEVRRTPVGDSFVSEELLSWGDFGGEASGSWIFPRHSYCPDGIYAAALLCEIASEWSIAEELDRMPRYTLLRESYRINAPREVMGAMGADEPTHGVRFEDEDGWYLIRASGTEPKVRITAEGRTPAKAKEMLDAGHAALEKAKHTLE from the coding sequence ATGCTTTTCGGCTCTTCCGGCATCCGGCAGGAGTTCGGCCCCGGCCTCGTCGACCTCGCGCTCCGCGTCGGAGCGGCCGTCGCAGCCGGAGCTTCGGGGATCGTCGTCGGCCGGGACACCCGCACGACCAGCGAACTGCTTGAGCACGCTGTTGTCTCCGGGATGCTCTCGGTCGGTGCAACCGTTTATTCCTGCGGGATCGCGCCCACGCCGACGGTCGCGCACGCTACGCGGAATACGGACGCAGGATGCATGATCACCGCCTCCCATAACCCCGAGTCCTACAACGGGGTCAAACTGCTCAACCCCGACGGGTCGTCGTTCACCCTCCGACAGCAGGCGGCGATCGAAGACGGAGTCGCGGGCACACACCGGAGAACCTGGGACAAGCAGGGGCATGCCCGGCCCATCGACGCGGTGGACGCGCACCGGGAGGCGATCCTCGATAAGGTCAGTCTCTCCCGCCCCATCACGGCCGTGCTCGACTGCGGCAACGGCGCCGGAAGCGTCATCACCCCCGACATCCTCGCCGCGGCCGGGGCAACCGTGATCGGCCTGAACTGCAACGTCATGGGAAGGTTCTCCCGGCCGTCGGAACCGCTCGAGGCAAACCTCCCCTACATCGGCGAGATCGTCCGGCGCCGGGGTGCCGCATGCGCAGTGATCCACGACGGCGACGCCGACCGGATGATGGCGTTCGACGAGCGCGGCCGCTATATCGACGGCGATCACCTCCTCATGCTCTTTGCGAAGTATCTCGACCGCAAACGCGTCGTCACCACCGTCGACGCCTCGATGGCGATCGAGGAGGTCGCGGAAGTCCGCCGCACGCCGGTCGGCGACAGTTTCGTTTCCGAAGAACTCCTCTCCTGGGGGGACTTCGGCGGCGAGGCGTCGGGGAGCTGGATCTTTCCCCGGCACTCCTACTGCCCGGACGGGATCTACGCCGCGGCCCTCCTCTGCGAGATCGCGTCGGAGTGGTCGATCGCCGAGGAACTCGACCGGATGCCCCGCTACACCCTTCTGCGGGAGTCGTACCGGATCAACGCCCCGCGGGAGGTCATGGGGGCGATGGGGGCCGATGAGCCGACGCACGGGGTCCGGTTCGAGGATGAAGACGGCTGGTACCTGATCCGGGCAAGCGGCACCGAACCGAAGGTCCGGATCACGGCCGAGGGAAGAACACCCGCAAAGGCGAAAGAGATGCTTGACGCGGGGCACGCCGCCCTTGAGAAGGCGAAACATACTCTGGAGTAA
- a CDS encoding glycosyltransferase codes for MLLWIGLGLLAAAVVPYVIFFIGIHIGKKPEKPPALSEYPPISIVISAYNEEAVILKRVDNILASSYPADRYEVIFVDDCSSDNTRALALDAFEKAGIDHRIIANTERLGTNRSYNKAILAARFPIVVTTDADVFFEREALERLIGRLVSDERIAAVCGDLYPLPGDGSHPAQMEGAYRNYYGRMCSWESAVDSTYAFNGALVAFKRDLVTRIDDRRGADDANTAFEAIRRGYLAVYEPGARVYEDVPPDFHRQYRQKIRRATHLIEATISNLDLLRHPRPFSRFFYPLRVYMYLATPALFFTGSVLFVVGLALAFPLLAIGVLGLFALIGYFWRGSTIVSFATNQVYLAKGLLNLGKDMRVWESTSNKVGTG; via the coding sequence ATGCTTCTCTGGATCGGCCTGGGGCTCCTCGCGGCTGCGGTCGTACCCTACGTCATCTTCTTTATCGGGATCCATATCGGAAAAAAGCCGGAAAAACCGCCGGCACTCAGTGAATACCCCCCGATAAGCATCGTCATATCCGCCTATAACGAAGAGGCCGTAATCCTGAAGCGGGTCGATAATATTCTCGCGTCCTCGTACCCGGCGGACCGGTACGAGGTGATCTTCGTAGACGACTGCTCCTCCGACAACACCAGAGCGCTTGCACTGGACGCCTTCGAGAAGGCCGGCATCGATCACCGGATCATCGCGAACACGGAGCGTCTGGGCACGAACCGGTCGTACAACAAAGCAATTTTAGCAGCACGTTTTCCGATCGTCGTCACCACAGACGCGGACGTCTTTTTCGAGCGCGAGGCTCTCGAACGCCTCATCGGCCGGCTCGTCAGCGATGAGCGTATCGCTGCGGTCTGCGGCGACCTTTACCCCCTCCCCGGCGACGGGTCTCACCCGGCGCAGATGGAGGGTGCTTACCGGAACTACTACGGGCGGATGTGCAGCTGGGAGAGCGCCGTCGACTCCACCTACGCCTTCAACGGCGCGCTCGTCGCGTTCAAGCGCGATCTGGTGACCCGGATCGACGACAGGCGGGGGGCCGACGATGCAAACACGGCGTTCGAGGCGATCCGCCGCGGATACCTGGCGGTGTACGAGCCAGGCGCCCGGGTATACGAGGACGTGCCCCCGGACTTTCATCGGCAGTACCGCCAGAAGATCCGGCGGGCGACGCACCTGATCGAGGCAACTATTTCAAACCTCGATCTCCTGAGGCATCCCCGCCCGTTTTCGCGGTTCTTCTACCCCCTGCGGGTCTACATGTACCTCGCAACGCCGGCCCTCTTCTTCACCGGCAGCGTTCTCTTCGTTGTAGGGCTCGCCCTTGCATTCCCGCTCCTCGCCATCGGGGTGCTCGGCCTCTTCGCTCTGATTGGTTACTTCTGGAGGGGCAGCACGATCGTTTCCTTCGCCACAAATCAGGTTTATCTGGCAAAAGGACTGCTCAACCTCGGAAAAGATATGCGGGTGTGGGAGAGCACGTCTAACAAGGTAGGAACCGGGTAG